AGAGATAGAAAGACGGATTGAACAAGAAACAAAGGCAGACAAGCATATTCAGAAACTTCTTCTACTTggtaaataaggaaaaaaatatagtcTTCAATTATCATATGATCTAGTTATTTCTTACTTTGTCTTTGCTTTGCCTTTCCCTTTTATGGCCACCATACCCATGTAGTGATTTATGATGCCTACAGGCTATAGGCATATTCTATTTCTACATTCAGACTTGTTATATTTGAGGAGGCAATTGGTTTTGAACTTTGCTTTTCCTCGAAGCTTCTGCTTCATAAGATGCTGGCGGAGGAAGCATAGTGAAAAAAATTTCTTTGGAATATTGTTGTAGCATAGAGGAACTTCCACCTCTGGATTGACTTATTTGTCGAATTCTTTATTCTTCCTTATCTTATAGTATTCTTTTGCCATATTTTAAACTTACTGCTGTGTGTTTGCTGGTTAATGTCCTGTTTGACTGTGCTTGCTGAATGCTGATTTTTCTGTTGTTTCAAGGTTCCGGAGATTCGGGGAAGTCTACGATTTTTAAACAGGCAAGAGAtcttataaaatatctattaagatttcattactcccaaaatgtaTATGTTAAtgtgttgaagtgtgtgaccatcttaTCTAAAAGGTTTAGTTGCCACACATCTTTATTACTTAATTATGCTTCAACGTGTTACCACATGTGCCGGATGGATCTTATCAATGTCCGTGAATGATAAATTATAGATTGAACTACCGAGCTTGATTCTTTTTGATGAGCCAATCGCGTGAACTTTTTTTCCTGATAATGGGTAGTGGTGAGACTCGAATCCAGTGGTGGAGGCAGGATTATCACCAAGGGGGTTTagaatatgaagaagtaaacatgcgaaaattacaaaaatataaatgcagCAAGCGGCGAAGGGCAAGACTTACCTTAACCCACTAAATTTTAATATGTCTTGTCATGCCCCATTTGACATTTCTTCTTGCTTTTGCCTTTGCTCCGTCAAGccctttttaaaaattgtctttttttcctttcattttgTAGTGTTCTACTTTATTTTAAACGCTCTTTTTCACCGGATTTGTGACCCTTCAATCATGTATTATCTTTGAAATTGTAAAGGTTCTATAAAAATGTGTAAAAGATTGAATTACTAATATAATAATACATATTTAGTACTCAACaaccaattttctttttttgaaaagtactcaacaacatcaatattttaaatgatACAAGTATAGCTGGAAGTTGTTGGGAATGCGAAAGGTAAAATAGGGGAAAATACTGCAGTGAGCGAGACTTTAACTAGTGACCTTGGGaaaattttgaacccccttgacCACAGAGATAAACTTCTTGGCTGTGTCAAATGGATTTATTATggaatatatacacataaaaattaaattttacctGTATATACGGCAAAGGCGGTTCCACCCCTAGCTCCGTCCCTGCTCGAACCCAAGACTTTTGCCTGCTATGATAACGTGTTAAATGTATCATTTCATCTTAAAGTTTAAGTTGTTAGAGAgcaaatttttatttacttttatcatATGTTCTGCAAAATGTGTTTCTCTTAACTCCAGTGTGCTCTATTATTTCTGCCATGCAGATAAAACTCTTGTTCCAAACTGGCTTTGATGAAGCAGAGCTAAAGAACTACATCCCTGTGATTCATGCCAATGTTTATCAGACAATAAAAGTACGGAATACTTGAAAGGGTGTGTtggttatttccttttttgcaAAATAGGTGCTGCTTGTTAGAGAGACATGCATATATAGAAATATCATACACATGATTGATAATGAGTGTCAATTACCATGTGTCATGGATACTGACATTCTTACATGGTGGGTGCTTGGTTCCATAACAGATATTACATGATGGATCAAAGGaattagctcaaaatgaattagagGCCTCAAAGTATCTTCTATCAGCTGAAAATAAGGTTTGTGTTATTCGTTCTTATGCAATTACCAGATATTTGGGCTGTCATCTTGAAGTCATTTGGCCAAGGGAAACCCATGAAAGTGAAGGAATGAGATTGCTTGTCGTACTTAACTGCATAAACATAAACACGTATTTCTTTGGCTCCAGGAGATCGGCGAGAAGCTTTCAGAAATTGGAGGCAGGTTGGATTATCCTTGCCTGACTAAGGATCTGGTGCAGGATATTGAAGCTCTTTGGAAAGATCCTGCTATTCAAGTAATTTTGCTTTGGGTTAAGcactttgattatttatttcagtttcaAGTACTTTCTTTGGGCTCGTTGATTTGTATAAActtcacaaaaatattgttttttacttatataaataaatgatatttgaaaTGATCAATTCATtgaaatcaatcaatcaacaatgCCTCAATCCGTAACTAGTATTTTAAAAACCCCAAAGTAGTTGGATTTCTCGGCATGGTTTAGTATATATTCTGCTCTCTTCGGAGAATTTCACGTCTCCTTCTAATGCCATTTGTTGGTTTgtctttaaggaaaaatcagGAGTTCTGCAAAACTAGAGACTTTAAAATCTTACTCTTATTCCTAATCGATCTAATGTGAAGAGCACCTTCATTTAGGATTCCCTTGTTCCATTTTAGCACCTTCATTCACTAAAGTGTCGTACCTTCAGACTGGTGCATTTGGATGGACATGTCTTGATAATCTGAACCTTATCTCATTTTATTGTGTATCTATGTTGCTTGCACTTTTTTCCTATAGGGCTTAGTGGATGATACTTGAGCTAGTGGGAGATAACAGGTACCTAGTGGGATAGTTGAGGTGTGTGCGAGCTGGTCAGTTATCACCGTcataaaaatatgtatgttaCTTGCACCTTTTGTCAGAGGTGCTTATCCTAATTTTGTCTAGACTTATATGACTGCAAATTCATCTTAACTGTCACATTTTTAAGACACTCATCTTGGGAATATTTTTGGGCTGTAAAGGCCCATCATTCACTCCCATGCTGCCCGTCTTTGCTTTTCACTATATTTGATATCTTCCCATCGCATAACGATCTCATAATACTCCACATCAGTCATCTCTTCTAACTCTATATGCTACATCTTTGTCTATCGTGGCATTCATTCTCCTGAAAGACTGAGCTTAGATATCTAAACTATTCATATTTAGCACCACAATCCATCACTTTACCTTCATTTTTCTTGTGTGTGCTAAACTGGCAATGCATATAGACCGTCTTACTTTAACTTGTCCCAAAGCCTCTTTCTTTAGATTGCTTTTCCATAGTTCTAATTTTTAATCTCATTGAAGCAAATCACTTTAGTATGTGATTATTCATACAATAGCTGATCAGAGATTCTGATTAATAAAATAGATGATTGAATCAGGTATAAGATCCGAAATATATGAACCCTTAGGGTGTGTTCagaatgaaggaaaatgtttaaaatagaaaatattttctaggaaaatatgTGGGTATCTTACTTGTTTTCTTGTGTTCAATATGTAAGCAAAAAATCTTATCCTAAAAGCATTTATGAATATTTctagtttataaaaaaaaagcattTATGTATATTCTAGACAAATACTATGGGAGGTAGGCTAGGGGTGTGGGGTGGTGGGGATAGGGGCTATGGGGGTAAGGGTGTGAAGATGAGGTGTGTTGGAGGGTGGAGACACAATTAATGTGGAATGCCACTTGTGGAACTTGTTTTTCCTACTTCCActagggaagtcattttcctcatttttaaagaACTTGTTTTCCTATAGAAAATGTTCTCGAAATTTTTTGACCAATCGAACATTGGAAAATTGGAAATCATGTCTCCCTCCGTAACGAACACACCCTTAATCTTTTATTGAGTAAAGATTAACTTTTCTTTACTCTGATTGAGTTCTTTCTTTCTTGTAGGAAACTCTGTTACGTGGTAATGAGCTTCAGGTTCCAGATTGTGCCCATTATTTCATGGAAAACTTGGAGAGATTTTCTGATATACATTATATTCCAACAAAGGTAAGAAATATCAATGAGGTTTTTCCCGTTTAAGAGTTGTGCTTTCATTGCTATAATAAAATCTATTCTTATTTTCATATTGAATTTGCAAAGAAATCATAATCATCTGTTCTCCAACTCTTATCATAAAACTATCCTCAACATGATGTTGAATTCACAATTGTACATATCAGTTTTGGCTCAGATGCATTAGTGGAAGTATTTTATGTTTGAGTTTTGGTCTTAGGGATGTCAAACTGTCGATGTAAACTGGAAAGAATGGTAGTCTTGACATGTATAACTTTGACAGGCTGGACCAAACCAATTGTCTTTCTTATCTCATTTTAGCCCACCCATTTGACAACCCTGGTGTTggtaaatatttcaaaattcaaactgcAGCTTGCTATTGTTGAAATTTACTTTTAGTTAAGGCAGTATATTTTAGTCTAATAAGTTGCTTAGGTTTAGgatgatttgaattttaaatttctattagGTTTTGTTTAGTTGAGATGCAGTATTaggttttttgaattttaaattatgcagattttgtgttttaagttggttaTTTAAAGCCCTTATATGCTTCACAAAATCATTGAGAGACATTTTTAATCAATACTTACAACCTTTTTGCTGCACCatctttttgaagaaaaataacaattatagTTAAATATGCTGTTTAACACCCAAGATACTTGGTATTACAGTACGCTTGCCCTTGCTTACTGTATATGCCtgtatataattttctattacGTTAGTGGCGTTCTTTATATAGGAAGTGTAAGTGTAAGAAGTGCAAGTGTTGCTTGTCTATTGCTGGTAAAGGAAAATGTGGTTCATCTATCAAGTTCTTATAGTTGCTGTTCAGTTACTCTCAATTGCtataatttctttcttcatgCATAGTATCTTGGATTGCATCTGGTGAATTGTATAAATTTTCTTATCTAAAGATggattacttttattttatctatttattgTACTCTTATACTCTCCTTTAAGTGCTGGTTAGATACTTTTCCTAGCCAAGCACAACAAAATTCTTTGATGAAGGAATCTTGTCTGTTCCATTCATGTTAAATTGTCTATAGACTACCTCATTTAAAATTGTAAGATGTTAGAGAGAAAAAACTTTGTTTATTTAATGATGTCTTTAACACTGATACCATATATGCATTACAGCTggttttatttactttattggAGATCTTAATATAGTACTCATTTTTCTTGTTATCTTGTAGGAGGATGTTCTTTTTGCCCGGATTCGAACGACAGGTGTCGTTGAAATACAGTTCAGGTGAATTTTCACGCATCCTTGAACTGTCCATTTCCTAAAACCTCACTTTTAGTGGTTTTTTACATTTTGATCTCTTAAAGAAGTGTTGGTTTAATCTAGAGCCTAAAAACTACTACCTTTTACTGGATTTGCAAGCAAAGTGAAAGAGCTATCTGAACCACTACTTAGTTTTCTTTGTTCTGTCGGAACAAGACATATGTTGGTTGAAATCCATCCTACTATCTCTTTTTTAGGCAGGCCCTATCTGCCTTGAAGAGCAGGCTTATATACACGTCTTTCTTCTTGTAGCATTCAATGAACTACGTGATATGCTTCTCTGTGTGAAGTCATAGTCATGCTgttgaaatattattaaagTAGTTGATGTGCAGTTCCTGTTTATCCCTCATCTGTTGCTTAGGTGCCTACTTGTGCCTGTCAAAGTAGGTACATTTATATGTCCTTTCATTTCTTGATTATGATCCAGTGCTTGTGGTCCTCGAACGATGCAATTGTTTATGactttgtatttttgttttcttacaATGTACATTGTATTCTTTCTACTTACGATGGATAGCTTTATAACTACCAAAATATCTTCAGTCCAGTTGGAGAGAACAAAAAAAGTGGAGAAGTGTATAGGCTTTTTGATGTTGGAGGTCAGAGAAATGAGAGAAGAAAGTGGATTCATCTATTTGAAGGTGTAACAGCAGTTATATTTTGTGCTGCTATTAGTGAGTAAGATTTCTGTTCCTAACTTTCTGAAATTTCTAACATCATTTACTTTTAAGTCAACCCAAATCTGGACTTGATCATAAGTAGCAGTACGTGGATCATGTAGCTTTCCAGAATGAGAAAGGaaataaatcattaattaatcTAGGTCAAAAGGATTTGAAATTTGTGAGTAGGAAATGATGCAATTGCATATTTACGATTGTTCTATTTCTCACTTCAGGTATGATCAAACTCTATTTGAGGATGAAAGAAAGAACCGAATGATGGAGACCAAGGAACTCTTTGAGTGGGTCTTAAAGCAACCATGTTTTGAGGTCAGTTTTTTGTGTCTGCTAGAGGACAATGCTTGGTTCGGGATCTTGAATTATACAACATCCACTTGTATCAGCTTGTACTCATGAATCTTTTTTGTTATATACATTTGCATCACTTCTTTTGGGTTGTTTTAAAAAAGCAAATAAATCAGACCAGTTAGGAAGTTGACACTTTATTCTTTGTGCAGAAAACTTCCTTCATGCTGTTTCTCAacaaatttgatatatttgagcAGAAGGTTCTGAAAGTAAGTACATTTTATCTAGTAGCGGTGTCTGTCTGTGGAACTGTTCTTTCTCATCTAAGAATAATATCCCGTGGTTGTAGGTGCCCCTCAACACTTGTGAGTGGTTTAAAGATTACCAGTCAGTTTCAACAGGAAAACAAGAGATTGAGCATGCTTATGAGTAAGTTTTTTTCATGTGCAGTACTTTTTATAAATGAGAACATATTGATCCCACAGATGGATTTCTTGGGTTCTTCAAGAAATACTAGAATTTTCCTGATTTGCTTTTCATCACATAACTAGGgagaaaattaattttctcaAGCTACTCACAATTAATTCACGTAACTTCTCTGTAGGACTTCTAGCAGTCTATAGCTATTACGATTGACTTGCACTTTAGATGGGATAGCATAGTTAATTTATCTGTGTGTTTTTAATTCTACTATATTGGTCTATTTTCTGCTTTTTGGGTTTATCATTATGAACCAATATTTTGGATCTTGAGGACGTGGCCAGAGCTCATAGTCTTTCCTTCGACATTCTTGTTTATTCACGTGCTAAATGGTCTATTTCTGTATTTTGATGATGTACTCTTTAggtttgtaaagaaaaaatttgaGGAGTCATATTTCCAATGCACTGCACCAGATTGTGTGGACCGTGTGTTTAAGATCTATAGAACCACAGCCCTTGATCAGAAGCTTGTAAAGAAGACGTTCAAACTGGTAGACGAGACCCTGAGAAGGAGAAACCTCTTTGAAGCAGGTTTATTAtgaaattctttaaattttcaaaaaaaaaaaaaaaacagaaatgtTCATACCTTTGAAAGATGCATACAAGTTTTGAACAGTGAGGTTCAAATACAGAAAAAACAGGCTATGGTGGGGTTGGGGGTATCATATCAGATTCAACAATTTAAGTTTTGTCCATGTTAGGTCTCTAAGCACATATTTCTTTCTATATCCCGGTATTGTTATGTTCTACTTACAAAACAGATGgatcaaaacaaaaattgatatTCTATTGATGTTCATTTTGTTGAATGTTGTAACATTCTCACAGCGCGAAGTTGTACATGCATTGTTGGTTAACCTTTTTCTATCTCGTGCTTTATTTAGTTTATCGTTTAGCTCTTACCCAGCTTAAGCTATTATTGTGATGTTATTCCAAAAGCCTGTTCAAGATTTCAACTAATTCTCAGTCAGCTTCAGTGTTGGTTTACAACCCCCTATGGTGAATTTTTTTCCCTTCAACTTTTATGGTCTTTGAATGTTGTGGTTTTAGGTTTTAGTTAACTTTTGTGGTCTTTGAAATACAAGTAGGGCTGTCCATAATccaatctcttgtatgttgtcTAGCTAGCCAAGGAAAATACACAAACATTTTGGTTTTATTTGGTCATGAAATTAATGTGAAAGTTAACTTTCTGATTTTAGGTTTCTTTGTGTTCTTATTGCATGTATTATGTAGTTAAACTTATATAATACGGATCGTTTTACAAAATCAGGTCacctaaaagataaaaatatttatggtgCGACATTGACAATGAATTGATGTGTAATAGTATGGACAAATTTTTGGACATGTGACAAGAATTTCTCTacgaaagaaagaaaaatcaacTTCAGTGTTTGTTTGGTCAAGCGgtcaaaaataacttattttgattttttttttttgaaaaagtacTTTTCAAAAACTACTACCTCTAGAGGAAAGTAGTTTATGTTTGGTTAATCCATTTGAAAGGTATTTGGTGATTGTTGTTTGACAAatcttcttaaaaatatatttttgagtaTTAAATTACAAAGCAATGGATATGttctattaaaattattttaaatatttatgatgaaagattttagttaagtttgtatatttattaaattaaaatagaagatatatattaaaatttttcaatcaatataacacacaaataatttaaatgaaatattAGATATTAGTATAAGATTaacatgataatttaaatatactACTCACTATATTCAACAATAGTTGTCGACTATTGACTTTGCACACTTCttaaactataaataaaagagtaattttttttatatcacctttgaatataataaatataatgtattgaaaaatacaatagggaaatgattataattaatgataaggtaAGTTAGgaatcaataaaattatctattgatttcataaagtggacaagtattattgtcataaaataatataatgaacaactattgttggacggaggaagtacaaaacatcaaacaatataaattaaaaattattccaCAATTGTCATTCGTAGGACCTTTATTTGGATGTTAACTGTACACAAAAATATGATAATGAAAATTGCATTGTAAAGGTTCCAATGAATACCCCAGTTCcgtttctcaaaatttaaatcaGGTCAGCTTtgatcaaaatataatactttCTTGGTTATACGACATGAGAAGAATACAGTTTAAcatttttttcctataaattttcaaatatttgaaatttaatgaaAGATATATGTTAATCTAACCTTTTTTTCTACGTATAAATGCACATTATATATAAAGCATATTCGTAATTAATGACATTATTctttattaacaaaaaaaagaaaaaaagataaacaaataataatctTATAGGTGATGCATGGATACttgtattcaaaattaaaaggaaatgatctattcttctatttttatactaaaagaaaataatgttttatgataaaaattcaataaattaatgaagaatatattgataaatatgtatttatgaTAAGGATAgttttgttttagaaaaaaattgcttctggctttttttttcaataaccaaaatttttaactttttcccaacaacaaaaaaactatTGCTATTGCTATTCAAAAGCACTTTTACTTATTGCTAAACACcttgaattttttaataaatacctTAAATTCATccaattacttttaataaataaataaatttatactaaGTTTACACTAAGGGTGTGGTTGGCACAgttgttttcaaatttttattttatatttgattggccaaaatattttttaaaatattttctttaagaaaataagtttcctaaaaataagaaaaataattttctttttaaaagaaaagagttTTATAAGTGACATTTCAAGTTTATTGTCTTCTTTCCACCCATCAAATACCCTTAAGGCCTCAACTCCcacacaaaaataatttatcaaacacacaaaaaaggaagaagtaaaaaatacacTTATGTTCCAAATATAATTTtccattgaaaatatttttattaataccAAACACAACCTAAGtagcaatataaataaaaacaaaggtGATTCAAGTAATACCTCTTATTCACCCTCGTGATCAGTCTCTATCTAAATTGGTGATGAAGAGAATTGTCCATTTTATCTTTGTCATAAGTCATAACTATCTAAATAGGCATACATCCATCGGGTGACATAATGGATAATTTATATGGCTACTTAttcaaattaattcattttaaatagGTTGGATATCCAATCtgtttaaaatgagaaaaagaatgaataaaacttatattattCATTTAAAAGCGGTAGTTTTATGATAAAATGGATAAAAGAGGTTCTTTCATAAAAtgaagaataataaaaataagaatatggcattaatatattttttagaggGTAAGATGGTCAGGGTAGGGAAATGGGTGtgataaggaaaaaaaatgattttttttctaaaaacaaaTTACTTTTCTTGGGAGGGGTGgagtgataaaaaaattaaattgttttacACTTTTtgggggtaggggtggggtCGTGGGGTGGGAGTTGGGATAGTGGGatggtaaaaaattaaaaaaataact
This genomic stretch from Solanum stenotomum isolate F172 chromosome 10, ASM1918654v1, whole genome shotgun sequence harbors:
- the LOC125842078 gene encoding guanine nucleotide-binding protein alpha-1 subunit; translated protein: MLSVVFENMGSLCSRNKHYSQADDEENTQTAEIERRIEQETKADKHIQKLLLLGSGDSGKSTIFKQIKLLFQTGFDEAELKNYIPVIHANVYQTIKILHDGSKELAQNELEASKYLLSAENKEIGEKLSEIGGRLDYPCLTKDLVQDIEALWKDPAIQETLLRGNELQVPDCAHYFMENLERFSDIHYIPTKEDVLFARIRTTGVVEIQFSPVGENKKSGEVYRLFDVGGQRNERRKWIHLFEGVTAVIFCAAISEYDQTLFEDERKNRMMETKELFEWVLKQPCFEKTSFMLFLNKFDIFEQKVLKVPLNTCEWFKDYQSVSTGKQEIEHAYEFVKKKFEESYFQCTAPDCVDRVFKIYRTTALDQKLVKKTFKLVDETLRRRNLFEAGLL